The Salinivibrio kushneri genomic interval TGCCCGACACATGAACAATATTGTCATTCTCAAAACAGCGCACCACATGGCCAATGGCGTCGGTTTCACGGATGTTGGCCAGGAATTTGTTACCCAGGCCCTCACCGCGTGATGCACCCGCGACCAAACCGGCGATATCGACAAACTCCATGGTGGTCGGTAGCACTTTTTGTGGGTTCACAATCTTGGCTAACGCATCCAAGCGTAAGTCAGGCACAGGCACCACGCCCGTGTTTGGCTCGATGGTACAAAATGGAAAGTTAGCGGCGTCAATGCCCGCTTTGGTCAGTGCGTTAAATAGTGTGGATTTACCTACGTTTGGTAGGCCCACGATGCCACATTTAAAACCCATGAGATGGTAACCCTTTAATCAAAATTACTGTGCTTTGAAGGTATGTAAACGATTTTGCGCTTTAGCAAGATCGTCTTTGAGCAGTATTTCAAGGCTGCGAACCGCCTCATCAGTGGCCTGTTCTAACAGACTCTGCTCATTGGCGGGGGCTTTGGTAAGCACATATCCCGCCACCTTATCCTTGTGACCCGGATGGCCAACACCAATCCGAAGTCGATAAAATGATTTATCATTTGCCAGTTTGCTGATGATGTCACGCAGGCCATTATGGCCACCGTGCCCACCACCTTGTTTAAACTTGGCCACACCGGGTGGTAAGTCTAGTTCGTCATGCGCCACCATGATGGCGTCGACGGGAATATTGTAAAAGTTCGCCAGTGCTTGCACGGCCTTCCCGGACAAATTCATGTACGTGGTTGGGATCAACAAACGCAGATCTTGCCCGTGGACATTGATACGGCCCGTCAAACCAAAGAATTTCTTTTCTTCTTTTAACGGTGCATTGTGGATCCGCGCAAGCTCTTGCACGACCCAAGCGCCCGCGTTGTGGCGTGTTTGGGCATATTCTGGCCCTGGATTGGCCAATCCAACTAGTAAGCGGATCTGATTACTCACGACGTTTCTCGCTATCTGTCTACTCATCGTAGCCGGTGAGCATCGCGCCCACGCAAAAAGGCGACATATCCTACCATTGTTGTGACTAAAGGGTCGAGCCAGCACCGGTAAATGGCCGATAAAAAAACACCCTGCACAAAGGCAGGGCGCTTAGGCGCGGTTGCTGTGGCTAACTCAATGCCTAGTGGCTAACTTACGAGTTAAACATCGCAGAGATAGACTCTTCGTTGCTGATACGGCGAATTGCTTCGGCCAGCATGCCAGAGAGCGTTAATTGCGATACGCGGCCAGTGGCCTGGATCTCGGCGCTCAGTGGGGTAGAGTCAGTCACCACGATTTCATCAATCACAGACTCAGCGATATTCTTCGGAGCATCGCCAGAGAAAACGGGGTGAGTCGCGTAAGCGAAGACGCGCTTAGCGCCGCGGTTTTTCAACGCTTCGGCCGCTTTACACAGGGTGCCACCGGTATCAATCATGTCATCAACGATGATGCAGTCACGCCCTTCAACATCGCCAATCAAGTGCATAACCTGTGAGACGTTGGCACGTGGACGGCGCTTGTCGATAATCGCGATGTCAGTGTCATCCAGCAGCTTCGCAGTGGCACGCGCGCGGACAACGCCGCCAATGTCAGGAGACACAACCACAGGGTCTTCCAGGTTCTTCGCCAGCATGTCTTCAAGCAGAACAGGGGTACCAAAGATGTTATCGACCGGTACGTCGAAGAAGCCTTGGATTTGTTCAGCGTGGAGATCAACGGTCAGGACGCGGTCAACACCCACGTTAGAAAGGAAATCTGCAATGACTTTTGCGGTGATAGGAACACGAGAGGAGCGGACGCGGCGGTCTTGACGGGCATAACCAAAGTAAGGGATCACAGCGGTTATGCGGCCAGCCGATGCACGTCGAAACGCGTCTATCATAACGACCAGTTCCATTAAGTTGTCATTGGTCGGGGCGCAGGTGGACTGGAGGACGAACACGTCACTACCGCGCACATTCTCGTTAATCTGAACGCACACTTCACCGTCAGAAAAACGGCCTACAGTGGCGTCACCCAGTGACATGTAAAGACGGTTTGCGATACGTTGGGCGAGAACGGGTGTCGCGTTACCAGCGAACAGCTTCATATCAGGCACGGTGGAAACCTCGGGTTGCATCCATTTAGTAGTCACTGACCGACGGTTTGTTGCTGCAGCACATCAAGTAGGGGTGAACGATTCAACCCACGTGCAACAAACCCTGTCAGCCAGTTAGGCATAGTGTCGAGTGTGGCCTGGGCATCTTGTGCAGTGTCAAACTCGGCAAACACGCACGCGCCTGTCCCAGTCATCCTAGACGGCGCGTATTCTAGCAGCCACGAAACAGCCTTATCAACCTCGGGGAATTGTTTACGGGCTATCTTTTCGCAATCGTTTTCGTATTTTTGTGCCATAAGCGCAGAAACTGTGCGCTTTGGCGTGTTTCGTTGCAACTGAGGGTGAGTGAAAATGGCTGCGGTGGAAATAGACACGTCAGGCTTCACCACCAAGTAGTATTTCTCGCGTGGCGCAACGGGCGTAAAGACTTCTCCAATGCCTTCAGCCACTGCCGCCTGCCCATAAATGAAAATCGGCACATCGGCACCTAGCGTCAGGCCGAGTTGCGCCAGCGTTTGTTGGCTTACTTGGGTTTGCCACAAATGATTGAGTGCAACCAGCGTGGTGGCCGCATCGGATGACC includes:
- the ispE gene encoding 4-(cytidine 5'-diphospho)-2-C-methyl-D-erythritol kinase; the protein is MTEPTFWPAPAKLNLFLYITGRRDNGYHELQTLFQFLDHGDTLAITPNASGTISLSPAIEGVSENDNLIVKAAKALQQHTGCQQGAHIDVEKRLPMGGGLGGGSSDAATTLVALNHLWQTQVSQQTLAQLGLTLGADVPIFIYGQAAVAEGIGEVFTPVAPREKYYLVVKPDVSISTAAIFTHPQLQRNTPKRTVSALMAQKYENDCEKIARKQFPEVDKAVSWLLEYAPSRMTGTGACVFAEFDTAQDAQATLDTMPNWLTGFVARGLNRSPLLDVLQQQTVGQ
- the pth gene encoding aminoacyl-tRNA hydrolase, whose amino-acid sequence is MSNQIRLLVGLANPGPEYAQTRHNAGAWVVQELARIHNAPLKEEKKFFGLTGRINVHGQDLRLLIPTTYMNLSGKAVQALANFYNIPVDAIMVAHDELDLPPGVAKFKQGGGHGGHNGLRDIISKLANDKSFYRLRIGVGHPGHKDKVAGYVLTKAPANEQSLLEQATDEAVRSLEILLKDDLAKAQNRLHTFKAQ
- a CDS encoding ribose-phosphate pyrophosphokinase, producing MPDMKLFAGNATPVLAQRIANRLYMSLGDATVGRFSDGEVCVQINENVRGSDVFVLQSTCAPTNDNLMELVVMIDAFRRASAGRITAVIPYFGYARQDRRVRSSRVPITAKVIADFLSNVGVDRVLTVDLHAEQIQGFFDVPVDNIFGTPVLLEDMLAKNLEDPVVVSPDIGGVVRARATAKLLDDTDIAIIDKRRPRANVSQVMHLIGDVEGRDCIIVDDMIDTGGTLCKAAEALKNRGAKRVFAYATHPVFSGDAPKNIAESVIDEIVVTDSTPLSAEIQATGRVSQLTLSGMLAEAIRRISNEESISAMFNS